One Deltaproteobacteria bacterium genomic region harbors:
- a CDS encoding sigma-54-dependent Fis family transcriptional regulator yields the protein MAMEPKGHILVVDDEPSMRTALSILLRREGYQVSQAGDGREALKILARGQYDMVLTDLKMERVDGMELLRQVKTINPHTEVLIFTAYGTIASAVEAMKLGAYDYIGKPFDEEELLLKVARALERKALVREVQKLRAELKGQRGMEEIIAKSEGMGGVLAKVAQVASTEATVLIEGESGTGKELVAWAIHQGSPRRHRPFIPINCSTFPETLLESELFGYEKGAFTGAERGRKGLFEAAHQGTLFLDEIGDMPLPLQGKLLRVLQEGEVRRLGSTTHIQVDVRILTATNKKIETLVAQGILRDDLFYRLNVLRIYIPPLRERPDDIIPLAHHFLEIYRKRAKKEIRGFTHEAVQVLLNHPWPGNVRELENAVERGVILAHSPYISLHDLSLDLPPSEVRNEGGVTLKELQRRHILSVLERHAGNQAKAAKELGIGRNTLWRRLKGYGLLP from the coding sequence ATGGCAATGGAACCCAAAGGTCACATCTTGGTGGTGGATGATGAGCCTTCCATGAGGACGGCCCTCTCCATCCTCCTGAGGAGGGAGGGTTATCAAGTCTCTCAGGCAGGTGATGGAAGGGAGGCCCTAAAGATATTGGCGCGGGGGCAGTACGATATGGTCCTCACCGATCTGAAGATGGAGAGAGTAGATGGGATGGAGCTGCTGCGCCAGGTGAAGACCATTAACCCCCATACGGAGGTCCTCATCTTCACCGCTTACGGAACAATAGCCTCCGCTGTAGAGGCGATGAAGCTGGGGGCCTACGACTATATCGGCAAGCCCTTCGATGAAGAAGAGCTTCTCCTGAAAGTGGCCAGGGCCCTGGAGCGCAAGGCCCTGGTGAGGGAGGTTCAGAAGTTGCGTGCGGAGCTCAAGGGGCAGAGGGGGATGGAGGAGATCATCGCCAAAAGCGAAGGGATGGGGGGGGTCTTGGCGAAGGTAGCTCAGGTTGCATCCACCGAGGCCACCGTCCTGATTGAGGGGGAGAGCGGTACAGGGAAAGAGCTCGTCGCCTGGGCCATCCACCAGGGTAGCCCCCGGCGACATCGTCCCTTCATCCCCATCAACTGTAGCACCTTTCCCGAGACCCTCCTGGAGAGCGAGTTATTCGGATATGAGAAGGGGGCCTTCACCGGGGCGGAGAGGGGACGCAAGGGGCTCTTTGAGGCAGCCCACCAGGGGACCCTCTTTTTGGATGAGATCGGGGATATGCCCCTCCCCCTCCAAGGGAAGCTCCTGCGGGTCCTCCAAGAGGGGGAGGTGAGGAGATTGGGGAGCACCACCCATATTCAGGTCGATGTTCGCATCTTGACCGCCACCAACAAAAAGATCGAGACCTTGGTGGCCCAAGGCATCCTGCGAGATGACCTCTTCTACCGCCTCAATGTGCTCAGGATCTATATACCCCCCCTGCGGGAGAGGCCCGATGACATCATCCCCTTGGCCCATCACTTTTTGGAGATCTATCGAAAAAGGGCCAAAAAGGAGATCAGGGGGTTTACCCACGAGGCAGTGCAGGTCCTGCTCAATCATCCCTGGCCTGGGAATGTACGGGAGCTGGAAAATGCGGTGGAAAGGGGGGTAATCCTAGCCCACTCCCCCTACATCAGCTTGCATGACCTCTCCCTTGATCTTCCTCCTTCTGAGGTAAGAAATGAGGGAGGGGTTACCTTGAAAGAGCTTCAGCGACGTCACATCCTTTCCGTCTTGGAGCGGCATGCTGGGAATCAGGCCAAGGCGGCCAAAGAGCTGGGGATTGGGCGCAACACCCTATGGAGGCGGTTGAAGGGGTATGGACTCCTACCATAG
- a CDS encoding class I fructose-bisphosphate aldolase family protein produces the protein MVGKEVRLARIFHPISRKTVIVPLDHGVTQGPLPGLTDMRKVLREVAEGGADAVILHQGNVRLGPWGNGERVGLIVHLSASTTLSPEPLRKVLVCKVEEALRLGADAVSFHLNLGNPYEGEMIRELGMVVGECIQWGLPLLAMVYVRGPGIEDERHPQLVGHAARVAAELGADLVKVDYTGDPFSFREVSDECPIPVVIAGGTKGGERELLEMVKGALEGGARGVSIGRNVFQHDSPKKMVQAICALVHQGATVQEALKLLE, from the coding sequence ATGGTAGGAAAAGAGGTGCGCCTGGCAAGGATATTTCACCCCATTTCCCGGAAAACGGTCATCGTCCCTCTTGATCACGGGGTGACACAGGGGCCCTTACCGGGCCTCACAGACATGAGAAAGGTGCTGAGGGAGGTGGCCGAGGGAGGGGCAGATGCTGTGATCCTCCACCAGGGCAATGTCCGCTTAGGACCTTGGGGAAACGGGGAAAGGGTGGGGTTGATCGTGCACCTTTCAGCAAGTACAACTCTCTCGCCCGAACCCCTGAGAAAGGTCTTGGTTTGTAAGGTGGAAGAGGCCCTCCGGCTTGGGGCGGACGCTGTCTCCTTCCATCTCAATCTGGGAAACCCTTATGAGGGGGAGATGATCAGGGAGTTGGGGATGGTGGTAGGGGAGTGTATCCAATGGGGGCTTCCCCTTTTGGCCATGGTCTATGTCCGGGGGCCCGGGATAGAGGATGAACGTCACCCGCAGCTGGTGGGACATGCGGCCCGAGTGGCGGCAGAGTTGGGGGCTGATCTGGTAAAGGTGGATTACACCGGTGACCCCTTCTCCTTCCGAGAGGTGAGCGATGAGTGCCCTATCCCTGTGGTCATTGCCGGGGGGACAAAGGGGGGGGAACGGGAATTGCTGGAGATGGTCAAAGGGGCCTTAGAGGGGGGTGCCAGGGGTGTCTCTATTGGGAGGAATGTGTTTCAACATGACAGCCCCAAGAAGATGGTGCAGGCCATCTGTGCTTTGGTCCACCAGGGGGCAACGGTCCAGGAGGCCCTGAAGCTGTTGGAATAG
- a CDS encoding ABC transporter substrate-binding protein: protein MKAFKNHGALTILLALCFILSWPLLIHSAEKAPYKIGVNLELTGPWAEVCKTVKMAIVMEVERINKMGGVDGHPLELIIQDNGFDLGRAAANMTKFARDKEILVVLGPFEDPLQATTRAIAEREEITNIIFCPSNPMVRALKQRWSFNIAHSDIVVSQKLVDLCLARGYKRALVFYASHPLAQSLAGYFKKFGEKKGMKVIISKETHKPTDIDMTPQLIKLKPIIEREGIDVFYASTAGPPGPIICKNLRALGIKTPIIGTHAFGFNFIIALGGKAMEGVEFGAGKPVVPYQLDKDDPVRPIVIDFDKRMRARYGVGADQIAGHAHDAIWLIYDALKRCKGKVTRARFRDALENTKGFKACHGIYNYSPTDHNGLSKKDMVFIRIEGGKFKRITFPGF from the coding sequence ATGAAGGCATTCAAAAATCATGGAGCATTGACAATTCTCTTGGCTCTCTGTTTTATCCTTTCATGGCCGTTGCTTATCCACTCAGCCGAAAAGGCCCCCTATAAGATCGGGGTCAACCTCGAGCTGACCGGCCCGTGGGCGGAGGTGTGCAAGACCGTAAAGATGGCCATAGTGATGGAGGTGGAGCGGATCAATAAAATGGGTGGGGTTGATGGGCATCCCCTGGAGCTAATCATACAGGATAACGGCTTTGATCTGGGCAGGGCTGCGGCAAACATGACCAAGTTCGCCCGTGACAAGGAGATCCTGGTAGTTTTGGGCCCCTTTGAGGACCCCCTCCAGGCCACCACCAGGGCCATCGCCGAAAGGGAAGAGATCACCAACATCATTTTTTGTCCTTCCAACCCCATGGTGCGTGCCTTAAAGCAGCGCTGGTCATTCAATATCGCCCACAGTGATATTGTCGTCTCTCAAAAGTTGGTGGATCTCTGTCTGGCCAGAGGATACAAAAGGGCCCTTGTCTTCTACGCTTCGCATCCCTTGGCCCAGAGCCTGGCTGGGTACTTCAAGAAATTCGGAGAGAAGAAAGGGATGAAGGTCATCATCTCCAAGGAGACCCATAAGCCGACTGACATTGACATGACTCCCCAACTCATCAAGCTCAAGCCGATCATCGAACGGGAAGGGATAGACGTCTTCTACGCATCTACTGCTGGTCCTCCAGGGCCAATTATCTGTAAGAATCTGCGGGCCCTGGGGATCAAGACCCCGATCATCGGGACTCATGCCTTTGGATTCAATTTTATCATCGCCCTTGGGGGAAAAGCAATGGAAGGGGTGGAGTTCGGGGCTGGAAAGCCTGTGGTCCCCTATCAACTCGATAAGGACGACCCAGTTCGCCCCATCGTCATAGATTTCGACAAGCGGATGAGGGCCCGCTATGGGGTAGGGGCTGATCAGATAGCTGGCCATGCCCACGATGCCATCTGGCTTATCTATGATGCCCTGAAGAGGTGTAAAGGTAAGGTCACCAGGGCACGGTTCAGGGATGCCCTGGAAAACACCAAGGGGTTTAAGGCGTGCCATGGCATCTACAACTACAGCCCCACAGACCACAATGGTCTGAGCAAAAAGGATATGGTCTTCATCAGGATTGAAGGAGGTAAATTCAAGCGGATCACGTTCCCAGGGTTCTAA
- a CDS encoding branched-chain amino acid ABC transporter permease, which translates to MTPWVYIPQLLAAGITMGAIYALVALGFVTIVRASQIINFAQGEFVMLGGVITFFFIKGAGLSYPLAALMAVIAVVVIGFLLHVLVIYPLRKTSVLIPLMATLGASIFLSNTSGLIFGMLPKALPPFSGENPLKVGGIHVAPQSLWVLGVTFLLLLSLYLLSHRTLLGKAMEASSTDPLGADLLGISRNLMVFLAFGVSAGVGAIAGILITPIFYTSYSSGTLLGLKGFVAAVLGGWGKNSGAVLGGFALGIVESLSIAFIPSGYKDGVAFVVLLLILYFRPKGILGSPFIDSRRW; encoded by the coding sequence ATGACCCCTTGGGTATATATCCCACAACTTCTTGCCGCTGGCATCACCATGGGGGCCATCTATGCCCTGGTTGCCCTGGGATTTGTCACTATTGTGAGGGCCTCACAGATCATAAACTTCGCCCAGGGGGAGTTCGTCATGTTAGGCGGGGTGATTACCTTCTTTTTTATCAAAGGGGCCGGGCTCTCCTACCCCCTGGCGGCCCTGATGGCTGTGATCGCAGTCGTCGTCATCGGCTTCCTCCTCCATGTACTGGTCATCTACCCCCTGCGAAAGACTTCAGTCCTCATACCCCTTATGGCGACCCTGGGAGCATCCATCTTCCTCAGCAACACCAGTGGCTTGATCTTCGGGATGTTGCCCAAGGCCCTCCCCCCTTTCTCAGGAGAGAACCCTCTGAAGGTTGGTGGAATTCATGTCGCCCCCCAGAGCCTTTGGGTCCTTGGAGTCACCTTCCTCCTGCTACTGTCCCTCTATCTCCTTTCCCACCGGACATTATTGGGAAAGGCCATGGAGGCAAGTTCCACCGATCCCTTGGGGGCTGACCTATTGGGTATTTCGAGAAACCTCATGGTCTTTTTAGCCTTTGGGGTGAGTGCGGGGGTAGGGGCCATTGCCGGAATACTTATTACACCAATATTTTATACGAGCTACAGTTCAGGGACATTACTGGGGCTAAAGGGTTTTGTCGCTGCTGTCTTGGGCGGCTGGGGTAAAAACAGCGGTGCAGTCCTTGGTGGTTTTGCCCTGGGGATTGTGGAATCCTTAAGTATTGCCTTCATCCCTTCGGGCTATAAGGATGGGGTGGCCTTTGTGGTTCTGTTGCTCATCCTCTATTTTAGGCCCAAAGGGATCCTGGGTTCACCCTTTATCGATAGTCGCCGATGGTAG
- a CDS encoding branched-chain amino acid ABC transporter permease yields the protein MVEEYKIEYRKRDILYTAGLWLISLILPDPHLPYRREFVRKRDLFYLGAILLLPLIWSEPHFHYLMVLAGIYAILTLGLSLFLGYAGQISLGHAAFFGIGAYTTAILTTRYAFPTFGAFWASALVATAFAYFIGRPILKLKGYFLALATLGFGEIFLVIVKESRGLTGGVSGIFGVPYFSLAGFTFDTYLKQYYLVWVVLIGLLLFSKNLVRSKMGRALLAVAASEDAAYSVGINVAQIKIGVFVIGAAFAGFAGSLFACIMSIANPEAFGLNLSVLIVMMVIMGGMGNLYGPIAGAILLTWLMDILGGYQEYSLPIFGVILILLLIFFPDGVGTRLNVRLIYLISYWGRKRRRERVDI from the coding sequence ATGGTAGAAGAATATAAGATAGAGTATAGAAAGAGAGATATTCTCTATACAGCCGGCCTGTGGCTGATTTCTCTGATCTTGCCTGATCCCCACCTTCCATACAGAAGGGAGTTTGTTAGAAAGAGGGATCTCTTTTATTTGGGGGCCATTTTGCTGCTTCCTTTGATCTGGTCTGAACCTCACTTCCACTATCTCATGGTCCTGGCGGGGATCTACGCCATTTTGACCCTGGGATTGAGCCTCTTTCTTGGCTATGCCGGGCAGATCTCTCTGGGACATGCCGCCTTCTTCGGAATCGGGGCCTATACCACTGCTATCCTCACCACCCGCTATGCCTTCCCCACCTTTGGGGCCTTTTGGGCCTCCGCTTTAGTAGCTACCGCCTTTGCCTACTTCATCGGCAGACCCATCCTCAAGCTCAAGGGGTACTTCTTGGCCCTGGCCACCCTGGGGTTTGGGGAGATATTTTTGGTCATCGTCAAGGAATCGAGGGGCCTCACCGGCGGGGTCAGCGGGATCTTCGGCGTCCCCTATTTCTCCCTGGCTGGATTCACCTTCGACACTTATCTTAAACAATACTATCTGGTCTGGGTGGTTCTCATCGGGCTACTCCTCTTTTCGAAAAACCTGGTTCGTTCCAAGATGGGCAGGGCCCTTTTGGCTGTTGCGGCGAGTGAGGATGCTGCCTACAGCGTAGGGATCAATGTGGCTCAGATTAAGATAGGGGTATTTGTTATTGGGGCTGCCTTTGCTGGATTTGCGGGGAGCCTGTTTGCCTGCATTATGTCCATAGCCAATCCTGAGGCCTTCGGGCTGAACCTCTCGGTCCTTATCGTTATGATGGTTATCATGGGAGGTATGGGCAACCTCTATGGCCCAATCGCCGGGGCCATCTTGCTCACCTGGCTCATGGACATCCTGGGGGGCTATCAAGAATATAGCCTTCCCATCTTTGGGGTGATCTTGATCCTTTTGCTCATCTTTTTCCCCGACGGTGTCGGGACCCGTCTGAATGTTAGGTTGATATACCTCATTAGCTACTGGGGGAGGAAGAGGAGGAGGGAAAGGGTGGATATCTGA
- a CDS encoding ABC transporter ATP-binding protein has product MSLLSVEKVIKSYDGVLALNRVSLHVRKGTIMGLIGPNGAGKSTLFHLITGVERPTSGRIYFKGIDITSMESHEISLLGVGRTFQTLQVWGNMTVVENILTGMHTRLKGEFLSCGLWLPWIKRAEERALKEAKEILEFLGLLGRWKWPAFQLSFGQQKMLEMGRALAMKPELLLLDEPAAGLTPAEVGQLSERICQLREKGITTLVVEHHMGMVMEIAVEVAVLHNGELIAEGSPDVVRRNPRVIETYLKSRGVDA; this is encoded by the coding sequence ATGTCACTCCTATCGGTCGAGAAAGTAATCAAGAGCTACGATGGCGTCCTTGCCCTGAACAGGGTTTCGCTGCATGTTCGAAAAGGGACTATTATGGGGCTCATTGGCCCCAATGGAGCAGGGAAGAGCACCCTCTTCCATTTGATCACTGGTGTGGAAAGGCCTACCTCGGGGAGGATCTACTTTAAGGGGATAGATATTACCTCCATGGAATCCCATGAGATTTCTCTGTTAGGGGTGGGGAGGACCTTTCAGACACTCCAGGTCTGGGGAAACATGACCGTTGTAGAAAACATACTGACAGGGATGCACACAAGATTGAAAGGTGAATTTCTCTCCTGTGGACTTTGGCTCCCCTGGATCAAAAGGGCAGAAGAAAGGGCGTTAAAGGAGGCCAAGGAAATCCTGGAATTCCTTGGTCTATTGGGCAGGTGGAAATGGCCCGCCTTTCAACTCTCCTTTGGTCAACAGAAGATGCTTGAGATGGGTCGGGCCCTGGCCATGAAGCCAGAGCTCCTTCTCCTGGACGAACCAGCGGCTGGGCTGACCCCTGCCGAGGTAGGACAACTTTCGGAAAGGATATGCCAACTCAGAGAGAAAGGGATCACCACCCTCGTCGTAGAGCATCACATGGGGATGGTGATGGAGATAGCGGTTGAGGTAGCAGTGCTCCATAATGGTGAGCTCATCGCCGAAGGAAGTCCTGATGTAGTGAGAAGAAATCCCCGAGTCATTGAGACATACCTGAAAAGCAGGGGGGTTGATGCTTAA
- a CDS encoding ABC transporter ATP-binding protein → MLKIRKLIVHYGPFIALNKISLKVKGGEIVSLIGPNRAGKTTLLLTISGILETTEGRISFQGEDIANLDSHKIVSRGIGHVPQGRHIFPTLSVFDNLMMGAYIRRKAREEVEEDLEWIYQLFPILKERRHQRAGTLSGGEQQMLAIGRALMGHPQLLMLDEPSSGLAPRYIDEIFATFQEMNKRGLTLFIVEQEIQLSLAISHRGYILRNGRLIKGGTSSSLMESREVKNLCM, encoded by the coding sequence ATGCTTAAGATAAGAAAACTGATTGTCCATTACGGACCATTCATTGCGCTCAACAAGATCTCCCTGAAAGTCAAAGGAGGGGAAATCGTTAGTCTCATCGGCCCCAACAGGGCAGGAAAGACCACCCTTCTGCTCACCATATCCGGGATCTTGGAGACGACTGAGGGAAGGATCTCTTTCCAAGGGGAAGATATCGCAAACCTAGATTCCCATAAGATTGTATCCAGAGGGATTGGGCATGTCCCCCAGGGACGCCACATCTTCCCCACCCTCTCCGTATTCGACAACCTTATGATGGGGGCATATATCAGGAGGAAGGCCAGAGAAGAGGTAGAGGAAGACTTAGAGTGGATATATCAACTCTTTCCTATATTAAAAGAGAGGAGACATCAGAGGGCCGGTACCCTCAGCGGGGGTGAACAGCAGATGTTGGCCATAGGCAGGGCATTGATGGGGCATCCTCAATTGCTGATGTTGGATGAACCTTCCTCGGGGCTTGCCCCTCGATATATCGATGAGATCTTTGCCACCTTTCAGGAGATGAATAAAAGGGGGCTGACCCTCTTCATTGTTGAACAGGAGATTCAGTTATCACTGGCCATCTCCCACCGGGGATATATCCTACGAAATGGCCGTCTGATCAAAGGGGGAACCTCATCGTCCCTCATGGAGAGCCGGGAGGTAAAAAACCTATGTATGTGA
- a CDS encoding U32 family peptidase encodes MKLRVGANWDISFLDAIKGTSVDVLFGKLPFDIVGGARPGFVLPQVDRTDVQQYIQACHERGLEFSYLLNAPCLGNLQYSRKGYRQLIDLLEWIDRSGADSVIIGVPYLIDLVRKRFPRLKVKVSTTARVNTTRKALQYEEMGIEEIIIDEHINREFKTLEAIRKAVSCNLELIVNNICLWQCPYNYEHVNHDGHASREGEQENYCYLQYPGYLCLYRKLTDPVELLKSPWIRPEDIHYYEDLGYNHFKITERFKRTPLLLEHVRAYEKRHYDGNLLDLFTLPRKGAFTPIHLEYFIKPEHINIMKVSELRNVFDLEVRELIQIDNNKLDGFLEHFKTKDCNQTTCSQCRYCEGVFEKVAVVNKPESKRAAQRVKDFSEKLITGEIFEIPKSHFIFRIPFIKSLLKQLLKWRLKKDQQIYP; translated from the coding sequence ATGAAACTACGGGTAGGAGCCAATTGGGATATTTCATTTCTTGACGCAATAAAAGGGACATCGGTGGATGTCCTCTTTGGCAAACTTCCCTTCGATATTGTGGGAGGGGCGAGACCTGGGTTCGTCCTTCCCCAAGTGGATAGAACAGATGTGCAACAATACATTCAGGCCTGTCATGAAAGGGGATTGGAGTTTAGTTACCTGCTGAACGCCCCCTGTCTTGGAAACCTCCAATATTCCAGAAAGGGTTATCGACAATTGATAGACCTTCTAGAATGGATCGACCGATCTGGGGCCGATTCAGTCATTATCGGCGTCCCATACCTCATCGATCTCGTACGGAAACGCTTTCCCCGGCTCAAGGTCAAGGTCTCCACCACAGCCCGGGTCAATACCACCCGAAAAGCCCTTCAATATGAAGAGATGGGCATCGAGGAAATCATCATCGATGAGCACATCAATCGGGAGTTCAAAACTCTAGAGGCGATCAGAAAGGCGGTGAGTTGTAACTTGGAGCTGATCGTTAACAATATCTGTCTCTGGCAATGTCCTTATAATTACGAACACGTCAACCACGATGGCCATGCCTCAAGGGAAGGGGAGCAAGAAAATTACTGCTATCTCCAGTATCCAGGTTATCTCTGCCTTTATAGAAAACTGACGGATCCTGTAGAGCTCCTGAAATCCCCATGGATTAGGCCCGAGGATATTCACTATTATGAGGATCTGGGTTACAATCATTTCAAAATCACAGAACGGTTTAAACGGACTCCCCTTCTGCTCGAACATGTTCGGGCCTATGAAAAACGCCATTATGATGGAAATCTCTTAGATCTCTTTACCCTCCCAAGAAAGGGGGCATTCACCCCTATCCATCTGGAGTACTTTATCAAACCTGAACATATCAACATCATGAAGGTCTCTGAATTAAGGAATGTATTTGACTTAGAGGTTCGGGAACTCATTCAAATCGACAATAATAAGTTGGATGGCTTTCTTGAACATTTTAAGACAAAGGACTGCAATCAGACCACCTGTTCTCAGTGCCGCTACTGTGAAGGGGTTTTTGAAAAGGTGGCGGTGGTGAACAAACCTGAATCGAAGAGGGCCGCCCAAAGGGTAAAAGATTTCTCTGAAAAGCTCATTACCGGAGAGATCTTTGAAATACCCAAATCCCATTTTATCTTCCGTATTCCATTTATCAAGTCCCTTCTAAAACAACTTCTCAAGTGGCGATTAAAAAAAGACCAACAAATTTATCCATAG
- a CDS encoding cobalamin-dependent protein (Presence of a B(12) (cobalamin)-binding domain implies dependence on cobalamin itself, in one of its several forms, or in some unusual lineages, dependence on a cobalamin-like analog.) — protein sequence MRFLLVDPPHKIWTILRAWTPSPGCLQILAYLEREGFDIDYMDCTLNDNPWGDLEEKVRKEKPDVIGISVNCTAFLYDGMNAANLIKAVSPQSIIIMGGEHPSFMAEETLRDCPAIDFICVGEGEVTLTEFLRAVEKNGQDLSKVLGLAYLNEKGEFVYTGDRPFIEDLDILPMPAYHLAKMEHPFVNLPSEGQRGLVVNFSRGCTWDCIFCSESAFYKRTWRRRSPKLIADEFELLKEKYNRDTFYVGDNTFNITKDQSIGFIEEMLKRKTNQRFWLQSRADLIIRDEDLLDGYREAGVYQFMMGLEYHKDSVLKDIRKRHSVDQARKAMRLLKKHKLMVMATLLIGHWEETEEDRKGFLKFFGKYVDHFGLNLITPLPGTPFFYKMKEMGRIEDWDYRNYDYIHAVMPTKEADNLEQVNLIYKDIMRRYYWQPLELLKLFSPNPILRHHHRYYITKVAFNIMMHEVFGTPMWVQPNYQEYKDYLVDREGALPGELMTLAK from the coding sequence ATGAGGTTTTTGTTAGTCGATCCACCCCATAAGATCTGGACCATCCTCAGGGCTTGGACACCCTCCCCGGGATGTCTTCAGATATTGGCCTACTTAGAAAGAGAAGGATTCGATATCGATTACATGGACTGCACACTCAACGATAACCCATGGGGCGATCTGGAGGAAAAGGTCCGGAAGGAAAAACCTGATGTCATTGGCATCTCCGTCAACTGCACAGCCTTCCTCTATGATGGGATGAATGCCGCCAATTTGATAAAGGCGGTTAGCCCTCAATCGATCATCATTATGGGGGGTGAACATCCTTCCTTTATGGCAGAGGAGACGCTCAGGGATTGCCCTGCCATTGACTTCATCTGCGTCGGGGAGGGCGAGGTGACCCTCACTGAGTTTCTGCGAGCAGTGGAGAAGAACGGACAGGACCTCTCTAAGGTCTTAGGCTTGGCCTACCTCAATGAAAAGGGAGAATTCGTCTATACCGGAGACCGTCCTTTCATCGAGGATCTCGATATCCTTCCGATGCCTGCTTATCACCTCGCCAAGATGGAACATCCCTTTGTGAACCTCCCCTCTGAAGGGCAGAGGGGACTTGTGGTCAATTTTTCAAGGGGATGTACATGGGATTGTATCTTCTGTTCAGAGTCGGCCTTTTATAAACGAACGTGGAGGAGAAGAAGCCCAAAATTGATCGCTGACGAATTCGAGCTCCTCAAAGAGAAATACAATCGGGATACATTCTATGTGGGCGACAATACCTTCAATATCACCAAGGATCAAAGCATTGGCTTCATTGAGGAGATGCTCAAGAGGAAGACAAATCAGCGCTTCTGGTTACAATCCAGGGCTGACCTCATCATCCGGGATGAAGATTTACTGGACGGTTACAGGGAGGCAGGTGTATATCAGTTTATGATGGGACTCGAATATCATAAGGATTCTGTGCTCAAAGATATCCGAAAGCGCCACTCGGTAGATCAAGCCCGAAAGGCCATGAGACTCCTTAAGAAACATAAACTGATGGTGATGGCGACCCTGCTCATCGGCCATTGGGAAGAGACAGAAGAAGACCGTAAGGGTTTTCTAAAATTCTTCGGGAAATATGTGGATCATTTTGGACTAAACCTGATCACCCCCCTTCCTGGAACGCCGTTTTTTTATAAAATGAAAGAGATGGGAAGAATAGAGGACTGGGATTACCGTAATTACGATTATATTCACGCTGTCATGCCGACCAAAGAGGCCGACAACCTGGAGCAGGTAAACCTCATCTATAAAGATATCATGAGGCGCTACTATTGGCAACCTCTGGAGTTATTGAAGCTGTTCTCTCCCAATCCGATTTTGAGGCATCACCATCGGTATTACATCACCAAAGTGGCCTTCAATATCATGATGCATGAGGTCTTTGGAACGCCGATGTGGGTACAACCCAACTACCAAGAGTATAAAGACTATTTGGTAGACAGGGAAGGGGCATTACCCGGAGAGTTGATGACCTTGGCCAAGTAA
- a CDS encoding (Fe-S)-binding protein: protein MPKRGERLVPEGLLLLRNNILTKGNIFGASSKAKWASGLGLPSQGETIFFAGCGYQFLGGAEATLSAVRALDKRGLAWEKTLGVTKFLNRLGINVGELYGKLTLQARLSGEPLRCAVEVLRRMGMEFGYLSEEEPCCGAPLYYAGFQEEFAARTAETRQTLQNRGIKRVIGIVPSCTYALRELFPRFLKGWGMEVHHFLEVVWEGIKGGMKFRLPQEVRVTYHDPCVLSRYLGLIEEPREILRRIEGVELLEVEHTRGEWSTCCGGGGGFEVIFPEVSHILAVNRVKELLQTGASIIVTSCPGCLIQLKEGVKELKARGVEVMDMAQLLRSALPEG, encoded by the coding sequence ATGCCAAAAAGAGGGGAAAGGCTTGTCCCGGAAGGGCTGCTCCTGCTCAGGAACAACATCCTTACCAAAGGGAACATCTTCGGCGCCTCCTCCAAGGCCAAGTGGGCCTCAGGGCTGGGGCTTCCCTCCCAGGGGGAGACGATATTTTTCGCCGGATGTGGTTATCAGTTTTTAGGTGGGGCCGAGGCCACCTTGTCAGCCGTTAGGGCCCTGGACAAGAGGGGGCTGGCCTGGGAGAAGACCCTGGGGGTTACCAAATTCCTCAATAGGCTGGGGATAAACGTGGGAGAGCTATACGGCAAGCTGACCCTTCAGGCCCGCCTATCCGGCGAACCCCTGCGCTGTGCAGTCGAGGTACTGCGGAGGATGGGGATGGAATTCGGCTATCTCTCAGAAGAGGAACCCTGTTGCGGTGCCCCCCTCTACTATGCCGGTTTCCAGGAGGAGTTCGCCGCTCGGACGGCCGAAACACGCCAGACCTTGCAAAACAGAGGGATCAAGAGGGTCATCGGGATAGTCCCCTCCTGTACCTATGCCCTGCGGGAGCTCTTCCCCCGCTTCCTGAAGGGGTGGGGAATGGAGGTACACCACTTCTTGGAGGTGGTGTGGGAGGGGATCAAAGGGGGGATGAAGTTCCGCCTACCGCAGGAGGTCAGGGTCACCTACCATGACCCCTGCGTCTTGTCCAGGTACCTCGGCCTGATTGAGGAACCCCGGGAGATCCTGCGCCGCATCGAGGGGGTGGAGTTGTTGGAGGTGGAGCACACCAGGGGGGAGTGGTCCACCTGTTGTGGAGGGGGAGGAGGATTTGAGGTGATCTTTCCCGAGGTGAGCCATATCCTGGCCGTCAACAGGGTGAAGGAGCTCCTGCAGACCGGTGCCTCGATCATCGTCACCTCCTGCCCTGGCTGTCTCATCCAGCTCAAGGAGGGGGTCAAAGAACTAAAGGCACGGGGGGTGGAGGTCATGGATATGGCCCAATTGCTCCGCAGCGCCCTGCCGGAGGGGTGA